A genomic region of Strigops habroptila isolate Jane chromosome 20, bStrHab1.2.pri, whole genome shotgun sequence contains the following coding sequences:
- the AP1M1 gene encoding AP-1 complex subunit mu-1, protein MSASAVYVLDLKGKVLICRNYRGDVDMSEVEHFMPILMEKEEEGTLSPILAHGGVRFMWIKHNNLYLVATSKKNACVSLVFSFLYKVVQVFSEYFKELEEESIRDNFVIIYELLDELMDFGYPQTTDSKILQEYITQEGHKLETGAPRPPATVTNAVSWRSEGIKYRKNEVFLDVIESVNLLVSANGNVLRSEIVGSIKMRVFLSGMPELRLGLNDKVLFDNTGRGKSKSVELEDVKFHQCVRLSRFENDRTISFIPPDGEFELMSYRLNTHVKPLIWIESVIEKHSHSRIEYMIKAKSQFKRRSTANNVEIHIPVPNDADSPKFKTTVGSVKWVPENSEIVWSIKSFPGGKEYLMRAHFGLPSVEAEDKEGKPPISVKFEIPYFTTSGIQVRYLKIIEKSGYQALPWVRYITQNGDYQLRTQ, encoded by the exons ATGTCGGCCAGCGCCGTCTACGTGCTGGACCTGAAGGGGAAG GTTCTCATCTGTCGGAATTACCGCGGAGATGTGGACATGTCAGAGGTGGAGCATTTTATGCCAATCCttatggaaaaggaagaggaggggacaCTTTCTCCCATTCTAGCACATGGAGGAGTTCGTTTTATGTGGATTAAACATAACAACTTATATC TTGTTGCAACCTCTAAGAAAAATGCTTGTGTGTCActggtgttttcatttttatataaagtAGTTCAG gttttttctgaatatttcaagGAGTTGGAAGAAGAGAGCATTAGGGataattttgttattatttatgaGTTGTTAGATGAGCTTATGGATTTTGGTTACCCACAAACCACTGATAGTAAAATTTTACAAGA GTACATCACTCAGGAAGGCCACAAACTTGAAACTGGAGCTCCACGTCCACCTGCCACTGTTACCAATGCTGTGTCATGGAGATCAGAAGGgataaaatacaggaaaaatgagGTGTTCCTGGATGTTATAGAGTCAGTTAATCTTTTG gTCAGTGCCAATGGAAATGTATTACGGAGTGAGATAGTTGGATCCATTAAAATGCGAGTCTTCCTCTCGGGAATGCCAGAGCTGCGCCTGGGTTTAAATGACAAAGTTCTCTTTGATAATACAGGCC GTGGCAAAAGTAAATCGGTAGAACTGGAAGATGTGAAGTTTCACCAGTGCGTTCGTCTCTCTCGCTTTGAGAACGACAGGACAATTTCTTTCATTCCACCTGATGGAGAGTTTGAGCTCATGTCGTATCGCCTCAATACCCAC GTAAAACCACTCATCTGGATTGAGTCTGTGATTGAAAAACATTCCCACAGCCGCATCGAGTACATGATCAAG gCAAAAAGTCAATTTAAACGTAGATCAACTGCCAACAATGTGGAGATTCACATTCCAGTTCCAAACGATGCGGACTCGCCAAAGTTTAAAACCACTGTTGGAAGTGTCAAATGGGTTCCAGAGAACAGTGAAATTGTCTGGTCCATTAAGTCTTTTCCA GGTGGGAAAGAATACTTGATGAGAGCTCACTTTGGACTTCCAAGTGTCGAAGCTGAAGATAAGGAAGGAAAACCTCCCATAAGTGTAAAGTTTGAGATTCCATATTTCACCACTTCAGGAATCCAG GTTCGCTACTTAAAGATAATTGAGAAGAGTGGCTATCAGGCTCTCCCGTGGGTTCGTTATATTACCCAGAATGGAG ACTACCAGCTTCGAACGCAGTAA
- the FAM32A gene encoding protein FAM32A gives MADYEAVQRGPLRLKGSGAGLGAGKRKKKKKAKEKAQILEQIVSSKKQEEEKKRGLDKRTPAQVAYEKMQEKRQMERILKKASKTHKQRVEDFNRHLDTLTEHYDIPKVSWTK, from the exons ATGGCGGACTATGAGGCGGTGCAGCGGGGGCCGCTGCGGCTGAAGGGCagcggagcggggctgggggccGGCAAGCG gaagaagaaaaagaaggcaaaggaGAAGGCCCAGATCCTGGAGCAGATCGTGAGCAGcaagaagcaggaggaggagaagaagcGCGGCCTGGACAAGCGCACCCCAGCGCAGGTGGCCTACGAGAAGATGCAGGAGAAGCGG CAAATGGAGAGGATCCTGAAGAAAGCATCCAAAACCCATAAGCAGAGAGTGGAG GACTTCAACAGGCACTTGGATACTCTGACTGAGCACTACGACATTCCCAAAGTCAGCTGGACAAAGTGA